Genomic segment of Pseudoalteromonas sp. NC201:
TTTTATTGAAGGCAAGATAGCGCGATTCATGTACATCTCATTGTATAGAATGCATCAGCGCGCAATCCATGGTATCGCAAAAACCTTTGCACTATGGATAAGCGAAAAGGTGCTAAGAGTGGTACGGCCAAAAATGAAACTGCACTAAGTTAACCTGAACTTCAGATAATTAATGTCTTTCTAGCAGCTAGTTTTAGCGCTAGCTGCGTTGAATTCACGTCCAATAACCAGCTATTGGTGCGTAAATGCGCCTTGCCTAAAGGATGTAGGTACCAGCGTGATGGCAGGGCACGAGAGCAGAGTTATCCTCAAAACTCTCTGGCTAAGTGAAGCAATTTTTAGCATTTCAAAAGCCGATGAAATTCGGCCTTTTTGCTTTGTTGACTTCGCTATTTGAATATCAACTATTAAGTGACTGCCCATGATAACGGCATATGAAATTCGGCTTTTTGCTTTGTTGGCTTCGCTGTTTGAATATCAACTGTTAAGTGACTGTCCACGAAAAGGCCAGATAACCAATGAAAGTTTGATGTAGATTAGTGATTAATCATTTCCTCTTTTTTGATTAACGAAAGCTGTCGTGAAGCTTGCACATTTGTCCTAGTATATTAATCAAGTGATTAATGGAGTTGAAACATGACAAATAAGCTAACGGAAGCCGCTGTTACCCCGAGAGAAAAGCTCATCACCGCTGGTAAGTGTTTGTTTATTAACCGCGGATATAATCGAGTCACGACTAGAGCAATTGCGGACCTTGCTGAGGTAAACATTGCTTTGATTAAGTACTACTTCGGCGATAAAGCGGGACTGTTTGAAGCGGTATTTCGCGAGGTTGCAGCACCTCTACTGAGCTTGCTTGAAGGGATTAAAAAATCACAGTTACGTGAACTCTCACCGCTTATTTTAACTCAGTTTATAGAGCGCTACTTTCAGGTGATGAGCCAATACCCAACGCTACCTAAGATCATTTTTATGGCACTACATGATACGCACTCTAAAGAGCATGAAATCATAAAAAAGATTTTCTTTGAGCATGTAGAGAACGGTGTCAGTACTTTAAATTCGACCTTTCAAACGCTTTCGCCTGCAGAGCCCATTCGAGCTGAATGGTTACTTTTAACCTGCCTTGGCTTGTCGGCATTTCCTTTTTTGGTTCCACCAGTGATGCAGCCGCTACTTGGTATCGAAAACTCGGATACTGAGCAGTGGCGCTCGCTTGGCAAACATCAGCAAGCTATTTTTAACGTGTTTCTATCCCAGCATATTGAACGGAAAACATTATGAAAACACCGTTTTACATCATCAGTTTTGTGTTATTGACGCTTTTGGTTGGTTGTTCTAAACCCGAGCGTAAAATCTTCGGCATTATCGAACGACCGCAGGTGCAGATCAGCAGCCCAACCGGAGAGTTATTAGTTGAGTTGCTGGTCGAGCGCGGCGATAAAGTGGTAAAAGGACAGCCACTGGCGAAAATCGATGACGTGGTGCAGCAACAACAGGTTAATGCTATTGAACAGCAAATCGCGCGCTTGCAAGCGCAATATAGATTGTTACTCTCTGGCACCCGAGTTGAACAAGTCAAACAAGCCAAAGCAAGGGTCCATGCAGCACAGGCCGCTTGGGAAGAAGCTCAGCGGCAACTTGTTCGACAGAGGCAGTTAATCAAAGACAAGTTGACCTCTCAAGATAGGGTCGATGCCGCCTCTGCCAATGTCGAGTCGACACTTGGTATCTTGCAAGAGGCCCAAGCGCGTTTGAAAGAGCTTGAAAATGGCACGAGAGAGGAGACAATCGAACAAGCAAAAATCGCAATTACAGAAGCACAAACACAGCTAATTATTGCCAACAAGCAGCTCGCTGATCTTACCCTTAAAGCACCAACTTCCGGCATTGTCGAGGATTTACCTTGGCTTGTTGGTGAGCGTCCCATTAAAGGTGCACCGATTATTCTGCTGGCTGCTGACGACAAAACATTCTCTCGA
This window contains:
- a CDS encoding TetR/AcrR family transcriptional regulator, coding for MTNKLTEAAVTPREKLITAGKCLFINRGYNRVTTRAIADLAEVNIALIKYYFGDKAGLFEAVFREVAAPLLSLLEGIKKSQLRELSPLILTQFIERYFQVMSQYPTLPKIIFMALHDTHSKEHEIIKKIFFEHVENGVSTLNSTFQTLSPAEPIRAEWLLLTCLGLSAFPFLVPPVMQPLLGIENSDTEQWRSLGKHQQAIFNVFLSQHIERKTL
- a CDS encoding HlyD family secretion protein, producing MKTPFYIISFVLLTLLVGCSKPERKIFGIIERPQVQISSPTGELLVELLVERGDKVVKGQPLAKIDDVVQQQQVNAIEQQIARLQAQYRLLLSGTRVEQVKQAKARVHAAQAAWEEAQRQLVRQRQLIKDKLTSQDRVDAASANVESTLGILQEAQARLKELENGTREETIEQAKIAITEAQTQLIIANKQLADLTLKAPTSGIVEDLPWLVGERPIKGAPIILLAADDKTFSRLYLPQTQLAKVSLGSVLNVHFDGSDKSLQGTVSYISQSASFTPYFALSQEERARLMYVVEVVLTDKVTVPSGTPVWVEL